The genomic segment GTCGAACTGCTGCCGCCGGTTCTGCTCCGAGCGCTGCGCCACCCGCTCGCACGTCGCCGCGCACCGCGCCCGGAAGCGGGCCGCCCTACCGATCCCGGGCTGACCGGCCCCGACCCGGCTCGCCGAGCGGCCCCATCCCGGGCCGGCCGGCTGGCCGGCGCACGCCGGGCCGGGCCGGGCTGACCGGCCTTTGCCGGCCGACCAGGCTACCGGGCCGGGGTGGGGGTGGGCAGGTGGTCGCGGGCGAAGGTGAGGGCGGCGCGCAGGTCGGCCTCCCGGTCGGCGCGGCTCTTGGCCCCCCGGGTGGCCACCTCGACCGCCACCGAGCCGGCGAAGCCCCGATCGGCGAGCGAGGCCAGCAGCTCCCCACACGGCTGGTTGCCGCGCCCGGGGACCAGGTGCTCGTCGCGCCCTTCGCCGGTGCCGTCGCCGAGGTGGATGTGGGCCAGCCCGTCGCCCATCCGGTCCGCCATCGTCAGCGCGTCGCTGTGCGAGGCGGCGCAGTGGGAAAGATCGAGGGTGTACGCGTCATGACCGGCCTCGACCGGGTCCCAGCCCGGCTGGTACGGCACGAACTGCCGGCCGGCCATCTTCACCGGGTACATGTTCTCCACCGCGAACCGCACCCCCGGGTGCTCGCCGGCCAGCTTGGCCAGCCCGTCGGCGAAGGTCCGGGCGTAGTCGCGCTGCCAGGTGAACGGCGGGTGGACGATCACGGTCGGCGCCGCCAGCGTCTCGGCCAGGATCGCCGAGCGGCGCAGCCGCTCCCACGGGTCGGGGCTCCAGACCCGCTGGGTGACCAGCAGGCACGGGGCGTGGATGGCGCCGATCGGCACCCCGTAGTGCCCGGCGAGGCCGCGCAGCGCGCCCGCGTCCTGGCTGACCGCGTCGGTCCAGACCATCACCTCGACACCGTCGTAGCCGAGCGCGGCGGCCAGCTCGAAGGCGGCGGCCGTCGGCTCGGGAAAAACCGAAGAACTGGACAGCAGTACGCGGGTGGTCACGATTGCCAGCCTATCCCCGCCCCCGCAATCAGGCCGGTTCCAGCTGATCCAACCGACGGAGGATCACGCCCTCGCGCAGCGCCCAGGGGCAGATGTCCAGCACCTCCAGGTTGAGGCGGCGCATGGTGGCCTCCGCCACCACCGCACCGGCCAGCAACTGGTGGGCCCGGCTTGCGCTCACCCCCTCCAGCTCGGCCACCTTCGCCGGGGCGATGTGCCGGATGAACCCGAGCACCTGCCGCAGCCCGGTGTGCGACAGGCTGCGCCGGATCCACAGCCCGCTGGTGGAGGGCGCCGCGCCGGCCAACCGGGCCAGCGTGCGGAACGTCTTCGAGGTGGCTACCGCCCGATCCCACCCTATTTGTGCCATTTTCTCGGCTACCGGGTCCAGCGCCGATTCGACGTACTCCCGAAGCTCCTCCACGGCCTGGGCCGACGGCGGCGCGGACGAGCCCGGCGCCACCCCGAGCCGGTCCCGGGTCAGCCGGCCGGCGCCCAGCGGCAGCGACAGCGCCATGTCCGGGTCCTCGTCGATGCCGGCCGCCACCTCCAGCGACCCGCCGCCGATGTCCAGCACCAGCAGCCGCCCGGCCGACCAGCCGAACCACCGCCGTACCGCCAGAAAGGTCATCCTGGCCTCGTCGGCCCCCGAGAGCACCTGCAGCTGTACGCCGGTCTCCTCGCGTACCCGGGAAAGCACCTGGGCCGCGTTGGTGGCCTCCCGGACCGCGGAGGTCGCGAAGGCGAGCACGTCCTCGGCGTTGCGGTGCGCCGCCGCCAGCTTCGCCTCCGCGACCGCCGCCACCAGCGCATCCTCCCCGGCCCGGCTGAGCGCGCCGTCCGGGCCGATCTGCTCGGCCAGCCGCAGCACCGCCTTCTCCGAGTGCGCCGGCCACGGATGGGCGCCGTGATGCGCGTCCACCACCAGCAAGTGGACGGTGTTGGAGCCGACGTCGAGCACACCCAGTCGCATCCCTTGACCCTATGCGGCCCGCGCTCACCCGGCCCCACCGCGCGGGCAACCAGCCAACCGCAGGTCAGCGGCGTAGGCTGACCGGGTGGCAGCCCGCAAGCAACTCCGGATCCTGGTCGAGGATCCCACCGATCCACGCAGCCGCGAGGTGGCGCTCGACTTCCCTCGGGAATGGATCGAGTTCACCGACCCGGCCGACGCCGAGCACGTCATCCGGGCCGACCTGACCTGGCTGCTGTCCCGCTGGACCTGCGTGTTCGGCGGCTCCTGCCACGGCATCATCGCCGGCCGGGCCGCCGACGGCTGCTGCTCGCACGGCGCGTTCTTCACCGACGGCGACGACGAGAAGCGGGTCCGGCAGGCGGCCAAGCGGCTCACCCCGCAGACCTGGCAGCACTACCGGCGGGGCTTCAAGAACTACACCGAGATGGACTCGGTGGACGGCAAGACCCCGGCCCGCCGCACCGCCACCCGCGGCCCCGAGGCGCCCTGCGTCTTCCTCAACGAGGCCGACTTCCCCGGCGGCGGTGGCTGTGCCCTGCACGCCCAGGCGCTGCGCGACGGCGTGCACCCGCTGGAGTACAAGCCCGACGTCTGCTGGCAGCTGCCGGTCCGCCGCGACCAGGAGTGGTCGAAGCGACCGGACGACACGAAGGTGCTGGTCACCACGATCACCGAGTTCGACCGGCGCGGCTGGGGATCCGGCGGGCACGACCTCGACTGGTGGTGCACCTCCTCACCGGAGGCCCACGTAGGCGCCGAACCGATGTACCTGTCGTACGGCCCCGAGCTGATCGCCCTGATCGGCCGCCCCGCCTACACCAAACTCGCCGAACTCTGCACCACCCGCGCCCACCAGGGCCAGATCGCCCCCCACCCCGCCACCCCCTGACGCCGGAAGAGGCAGGGTCGGTCAGGGTTCGAATTTGTAGCCCAGGCCGCGGACGGTGACGATGTAGCGGGGGGCGGAGGGTTCGGGCTCGACCTTGGAGCGGAGGCGCTTGACGTGTACGTCGAGGGTCTTGGTGTCGCCGACGTAGTCGGCGCCCCAGACGCGGTCGATGAGCTGGCCCCGGGTGAGCACCCGGCCGGCGTTGCGCAGCAGCAGCTCCAGCAGCTCGAACTCCTTCAGCGGCAACTGGACGGCGGCGCCGTCGACCGTCACCACGTGCCGCTCGATGTCCATCCGGACCGGGCCGGCGCTCAGCGTCGGGGCGCCCGGGTCCACCGCCTCCGGACTCTGCCGGCGCAGCACCGCCCGGATCCGGGCCACCAGTTCCCGGGGCGAGTACGGCTTGGTGACGTAGTCGTCGGCGCCGATCTCCAGCCCGACCACCTTGTCGATCTCGCTGTCCCGGGCGGTGACCATGATGATCGGCACATGTGAGCGTTGCCGGAGCTGCCGACACACCTCGGTACCGGACATCTCGGGCAGCATCAGGTCGAGCAGCACGATGTCCGCGCCGGTCCGGTCGAACTCGGTGAGCGCCGATGTGCCGGTGGCGGCGACCGAGACCTCGAATCCTTCCTTGCGCAGCATGTAGGAGAGGGCGTCGGAGAACGACTCCTCATCCTCGACCACGAGAACGCGGCTCAACCCATCTTCCTTTCCTCAGTCGGCCGAGGCTGGCTCGGCCTGGTCAAACCGGGTACAGCCCGGCCGGACCCGCCTCGATCCCAACCGACGGCGGTAGCGGCAGGGCGTCGTCCGGTGGGCGGGCCGGCAACCGCAGGGTGAACGTGGATCCACCACCCAGCGTGCTCGTCACCACCACCCTTCCGCCATGGTTCGTGGCGATGTGTTTGACGATCGCCAGCCCCAGGCCGGTGCCGCCGGTGGATCGGGACCGGGCCTGGTCGGCCCGGTAGAACCGCTCGAAGATCCGGTCCATGTCGTTCGGGGCGATCCCGATGCCCTGGTCGGTGACGGCGATCTCCACGTGCTCGCCGTCCAGCCGGGCACAGATTGTGACCTTGGTCTCCTCCGCGGAGTACGCGATCGCATTGTCGACCAGGTTGGTGACCGCGGTGGCCACCTGGGTGTCGCTGCCGTACACGGTCAGGCCGCGGGTTCCCTCGACGGAGACCACCACCCGGCGGGCGGCGGCCGCTGTCCGGGTCCGGTCGACCACCTCCGCGATCACCCAGTCGACCGCGACCGGCTCCGGCGCCGGCAGCGGTTCGGCCCCCTGCAGCCGGGTCAGCTCCAGCAGTTCGTTGACGAGCCGGCCGAGCCGGATCGACTCGTGCTGGATCCGGACCGCGAACCGCCGGGCCGCCACCACGTCCTCCGACATGTCCCGATCCGCCTCCGGTGACGCCGGTTCGGTGGCGTCCAGCAGCGCCTCGGCCAGCAGTTGGAGGGCACCGATCGGGGTCTTCAGCTCATGGCTGACGTTGGCCACGAAATCCCGGCGTACCCGGGCCACCCGGTGCGACTCGGTCACGTCGGCCGCCTCCACGGCGATGTAGCCGGCACCCAGCCCCATCGCCCGCAGGTGGACGCCGAGGGAGTCCTGCATGCCGCCTTCGCGACCCCGGGGCAGGTTCAGCTCCACCTCGCGCCGCACGCCCGTGCGCCGGACCTGCCCGGCCAGGGTACGGATCAACGGGTGCGCGGCGATGGTGCCGGGCGAGGTCCCGGCCCGCAGCAGCCCCATCGCCCGGGCCGCCGGGTTCACCAGGACCGGAACATCCTCCGGATCGAGCACAACGACACCTACCCGCAGCGAGTCCAGGCTCTTGCGGCCGAGCCCGGCCAGCGGGTCCTGATGGTCCGTGATCGCTGCCCTCCCGTGGGTGAGGTCTCCCGGTTCCGGCTGGGTGGGCGGTTCGGCCGGCCGGGACCGCCGCGCGGCGCGCACCATCAGCGCACCGGCGGCCAGTCCGGCCCCGAGCCCGCCGGCCGCGCCGGCCACGACGCCCCAGTCCACCAGGCGATCGTATGGTCATTGTTCACCTGGCCACCGCACCGAACAGGATCAATCAGACCAACGTCGAGGATTGTTCACCCCCTGGCCCGACGTCGTTCACCGCCGTTCACCTCGCCGCCGCTCCCCCGGCCTACGGTTGTCCGGCACCTGCCCAACTCCCGGCGTCGGCGCTGGTCCCCAGGCGGCGGCCCGACTGAGCACAGGACGTGATGATGCGGGACGAGTTCCAGGCCGATTTGAATACCGTCAACCAACTGCTGGTCGAGATGGCGGAGGCGGTCCGCGCGGCGATGAGTAAGGCGACCCACGCACTGCTCACCGCAGACAAGGACGCCGCCACGGAGGTGCTCGCCGACGACGCGGTGGTGGACCAGCTCTATCTGCGGGTCGAGGAGCTGGTCTGTGACCTGTTGGCCCGGCAGGCACCGGTCGCCACCGATCTGCGGACCGTGGTGACCGCGCTGCACGTCGCCGCGGACCTGGAGCGGATGGGTGACCTCGCCGACCACGTCGCGAAGACGGCGCTGCGGCGGCACCCGCTGCCGGCCGTGCCGGCCGAGCTGCGCGGCGCGTTCGGCGACATGGCCGAGGTGGCCGACCGGATCGCCCAGAAGATCGCCGTGGTGCTCTCGAAGCCGGACGTCCAGTTGGCCGCCGAGCTGGACCAGGACGACGACGCGATGGACAACCTGCACCGCGAGTTGTTCGTGATCCTGCTCGACGACGCCTGGCCGTACGGCGTGGAAACCGGCATCGACGGCGCCCTGCTCGGCCGCTTCTACGAGCGCTTCGCCGACCACGCCGTCAACGCCGGCCGCCGGGTCGTCTATCTGATCACCGGGGAGATCGCCCGGGAGGCCGCCGGCGGATTCCCACCGCCGGAGCCGACCGACCCGGCGGCCTGACCCGCGCCAGCCCCAACCCGCTGGACCGCCTGGCCGACCTGCGTCGCCGTTGCGGCCTGGCCCGATCGCCGGACCGGGCCAGGCCGCAACGGTCAGCGGCCCTGGTTGGCGACCGCGGCGGCGGCCTCCCGGGCCGCGTCGGGGTCGAGGTAGCTGCCGCCGGTGGTCAGCGGCCGCAGCTGCGGGTCCAGGTCGTAGCGCAGCGGGATGCCGGTCGGGATGTTGAGCTTGGCGATCGCCTCGTCGGAGATCCCGTCCAGGTGCTTGACCAGCGCCCGCAGCGAGTTGCCGTGCGCCGCCACCAGGACGGTCCGGCCGGCCAGGATGTCCGGCACGATCGAGTCGTACCAGTAGGGCAGCATCCGGTGCACCACATCTTTGAGGCACTCGGTGCGCGGCATCAGCTCCGGCGGGAGCAGGGCGTACCGGTCGTCGCCCACCTGTGACCACTCGTCGGCGTCGTCGATCGGCGGCGGCGGGGTGTCGTACGAGCGGCGCCAGAGCATGAACTGCTCCTCGCCGTACTCGTCCAGGGTCTGCTTCTTGTTCTTGCCCTGCAGGGCGCCGTAGTGGCGCTCGTTGAGCCGCCAGGACCGGCGGACCGCGATCCAGTGCCGGTCGGCGGCGTTGAGCCCGAGCTCGGCGGTGCGGATCGCCCGCCGCAGCACGCTGGTGTGCACCACGTCGGGGAGCAGTCCGTGTTCGCGCATCAACTCGCCGCCGCGCCGGGCCTCGGCCTCGCCCTTGGCGGTCAGGTCCACGTCCACCCAGCCGGTGAAGAGATTCTTGGCGTTCCAGTCGCTTTCGCCGTGACGCAGCAGCACCAGCGTGCCCACGGTCGCACCCTCGCTCGCCACGGTCGTACTCGTACTCGCTGTCATGCGCCCCATCCTGCCCGAACCGCCAATCGGACACGCGGGGAGCACCGGTGACGACCAACACGTGGAAAAGCGGATGACCAGCGAACATCCGGCCGATTAGGTTGTAAGGCATTCAGAGATTGTCGGTCATTACCAAACGGGGGACAGTGTGCGGTCGGTGCGGGGCTGGTTACGGGACACCGCCGGCGGCCTGCCGGCCACCTTCTGGTACCTCTGGACCGGCACCCTGATCAACCGGCTCGGCTCGTTCGTGTTGATCTTCCTCGCCATCTACCTGACCACCGTGCGCGGCTTCTCCGAACTGGACGCCGGCTTCGTACTCGGCCTCTGGGGGGCCGGCGGCACGGTCGGCACCCTGCTCGGCGGGGTGCTCGCCGACCGGTGGGGGCGCCGCCCGACGCTGCTCACCGCCCACTTGGGCGCCGCCGCCGCGATGCTCGGCCTGGGCTTCGCCGAACCGTTCTGGGCGATCGCCACCGGCGCCCTGCTGCTCGGCCTCTTCGCCGAGTCGGCCCGACCCGCCTTCGGCGCCATGATGATCGACGTGGTGCCGGCCACCGACCGGCTGCGCGCCTTCACGCTGAACTATTGGGCGATCAACCTCGGCTTCGCCTGCTCGGCGGTGCTGGCCGGCTTCGTAGCCCAGGCCAACTACCTGCTGCTCTTCCTGATCAACGCCGGCGCCACCCTGGTCACCGCCGGCATCGTCTTCGGCCGGGTCCGCGAAACCCGCCGGCCCCGCGCCGCAAGCCCAAACCCCCCATCGAGTACGCGGACAGCCCGTCGACGGCTCGCGCCAGGTCTGCACACCGTCCTCGGCGACCGGGTGTTCCTCGGCTTCGTGGGGCTCAACATCCTGCTCGCGCTGGTCTTCATGCAGCACCTGTCGATGCTGCCGATCGCGATGGACCAGGACGGGCTGCCGCCGGCCACCTACGGGTCGGTGATCGCGCTCAACGGCGTACTGATCGTGGCCGGGCAGCTCTTCGTGCCCCGGCTGATCCGCCACCGCAGCCGCACCCACGTGCTGGCGCTGGCCGCGGCGATCACCGGCCTCGGGTTCGGGCTGACCGCCTTCGCCGACGTGGCCTGGTTCTACGCCGTCACGGTGCTGATCTGGACGCTCGGCGAGATGCTCAACTCGCCCTCCAACTCGACGTTGATCGCCGAGCTCTCACCGGACGCGCTGCGCGGCCGCTACCAGGGTGTCTTCTCGCTCTCCTGGTCGATCGCGGCGTTCGCGGCGCCGATCACGGGCGGCTTCGTCCGGCAGCAGTTCGGCGACGCGACCCTCTGGCTGTGCTGCGGCGGGCTGGCCGCGGCGGTGGCGGTCGGCCACCTGCTCTCCGGCCCGGCCCGGGAACGCCGCGCCCGGCACCTGCGCGACCCGGAGCCAGCACCGGCCGCAGCCGCTGGCGATGGCGATGGCGATGGGCGGGCCGCGACACCGAAGTCGCTGCCCTCCCCCGTCTAGAAACGGTTGATGATCTGAGCGCCACTGCTGTTACCCGTGGGTTTTAACAGCAGTAGTGCTCAGATCATCAACCATGCTGTGGGGTGGAGTTGGGGACGGACGGCTCGGCGGCGGCGGGCAACACTCACCCCCGTAAGCGTCGCCCGCTCGCGCCGCCGGCCTCAGGTGGCGCCGTCCCCCAACGGCAAACCTGCCACCCGTCCCCCGCGCCTACATCGGGTGAACAGATCGTCGCCGATCTGCCGTTCCCCCGAACGATTTCCCGGATGAGGCGCTTGCTGATCAACGTTAGTTGGCGGCTATTGAGCGGCACAACCCGAACATCTGTCTTGCCCGTCACATTGTCCGGGAGCCGTCAGTTTCCGCCCGCTCATGACAACCATCGCAGGTCGCGGCCGATTCCGCGGCCCATCAGGCATCCTCGCGATCGGGTGACTCCAGCCGGAAGAAGTTGCTCTGCCGACCATCGGAACGCTGCTCCTGATGGATGAAATTCAGTCGTCGGGCATCGAAAGTCTGGAACCACTCATCCCAGGTGATATGCCGCAACCGGCCGCCCTCCTGCCAGCCGGGAAAATCGAACGTCAGCACGCCGGCCCGGCCGTCCCGCTCGGTCCCCTCGATGGTGGCCGGCGACGCCTGGCGCTCCGCCGCCCACTGCCGGATCACCTCGTGGTTGGTGGTGACCAGACTCCGCCCGGGCCGCTGCGGGTGCTCGTCTGGTGACGAGATCACCTGGGCGTACTGCAGCGACCGGGACATCCCCTGACCCTCCCGGATACCACCCGGCACCGCCCCGCCCGCCTCGGACCCGCCCATGCCACCAGCCGACCCAGACCCGCCCATGCCACCAGCCGACTCGAAACGGTCAACACCACCTGCTGGCTCGAAGCGGGCCGTAACATCGCCCGCCGGCATCGTGCTCGTCGCTGGCGGGTTCGCCGCCGGCGCGGACCTACCGGCCGCCGAGCCATTCCTGGCCGCCGTCGACTTCTTCGCCGCCGTCGACTTCTTGGCCGTCGTGGACTTCTTGGCCGTCGTGGACTTCTTGGCCGTCGTGGACTTCTTGGCCGCCGTGGACTTCTTGGCCGCCGCAGCCTTCCTGCCCGCGGTGGGCCTAGCCGCCGCAGTGGTCCGCTTCGCCGCCACCGACTTCTTCGCTGCCACCGACTTCTTGGTCGCGGTGGACTTCTTCGCCGCCGTCGACTTCCTCGCCGCGGCCGACTTTGCCGCTGCCGCGGTGCGCTTCGCCGCCGGGGTGCGCGTCGTCGCCGTGGTGCGCTTCGCGGCCGTGGATTTCTTCGCCGCCGTCGACTTCTTGGCTGCCGTCGGCTTGTTGGCTGCCGTCGACTTCTTGGCCGGGGTCGACTTCTTTGCGGTGCTGGTGCGGCTGGTCGCGGCGGCGGTCTTCTTCGTGGCGCCGGAGCGGCGGGCCGTGGTGCTCTTCTTGGGTGGCGCCGTGCCGGAGCGCCGCGAGGGCGGGGAACCCACGCCCTCACCGCGCATCGTCTTCACCAGGCTCTTGACCAGTTCCGGCTTCCGGAGACCGGACACGCCGGAGACGCCGCGCCTCCTGAGCTGGGCCCGGATGTCGTCCGCTTTCAGCCGAGAAATATCGCTCTCGCTCATTTTCGACCGGGTGGACTGCCTGTTCCTCGTCGCCGTCGCGGTCCCGCCGCGGCCGGAACTGTTCCGCTGAGCCATGACCCCCACGCTCCCTTGACGGTGTGGCATCGACAGGCAGCGCGTCACTGTCCGCACTCACGCCACCACTGATGCGATACCCGTCAGGGCCGGTCCAAACCCGCCTGACCGGAGGTTGACGGCTCGAAAAGGTGGGCGAACGCCTGCAGGTTCGCCAGCGACTCGCCGCGTTTGACCCGCCACTCCCACTCCCGCCGGATGGCGGTGCCGAACCCGATCTCCAGCATCGTGTCGAACGACTCGTCGGAGTACGTCAGTACCGAACCGAGCAACCGGTCCAGCTCCTCCTCGGTGACCCCGGCCAGCCCGACCCGGCCGGTGAGGTACACGTCGCCGACCGCGTCGATCGAGAACGCCACCCCGTACATCCGGGAGTTGCGCTGCAACAGCCAGGACCAGAGCTCCTCACGCCGCTCGTCCGGCTGGCGCATCACGAACGCCTCGACCCGCAGCGCGTGCTCGCCGAGGATCAGGTTGCAGATCGTCTTGAGCTTGTGGGTGCCGGGCAGCGTCACCGCGTACGAGAACTCGCCGGTCGGCTCGCAGGCCAGCTCCCGCTCGGCGCAGACCCGCTCGATCAGGGCGGCCAGGCCGGCCCGGTCCGGGGCGTTCACCGGCAGCCCGCCGTCAGCGCCGCCGCCTCGCCGGCCAGTTCGGCCACCAGCCTGCTGCGATGTTCCGCCACCGCCTCACGGTAGACGGCGAGCAGTCCGGCGGCGGTCCGGTCCCAGGAGAAGTCCTCGGCGTGCCGGACCGCGCCCCGGGACAGCTCCGCCCGGCGGCCGGGGGCCAGCAGCAGCCCGGTCAGCACCCGCGCCCAGTCGACCGGATCGTGGCCGTCCACCAGCACCCCGCTGACTCCGTCGCGTACCGCGGTCACCAGGCCGCCGACCGCGGCCGCGACGACCGGGGTGCCGCACGCCTGGGACTCCAGGGCGACCAGCCCGAACGACTCGTTGTGCGAGGGCACCGCCACCAGGTCCGCGGCCCGGTACAGCTCGGGCAGATCGTCGCCGGTCTGCGGCGGCAGGAACCGGACCGCGTCGGAGATACCCAGCGACGCGGCCAGCTCGATCAGCGCGGTCGGCCGGTCCAGGCCGGTGCCGCTCGGACCGCCCACCACGGCCACGGTCAGCTCGTCGGCGAGCCGGGGTTCCCGGGCGCGCAGCGCGGCGACGGCGT from the Solwaraspora sp. WMMD1047 genome contains:
- a CDS encoding sugar phosphate isomerase/epimerase produces the protein MTTRVLLSSSSVFPEPTAAAFELAAALGYDGVEVMVWTDAVSQDAGALRGLAGHYGVPIGAIHAPCLLVTQRVWSPDPWERLRRSAILAETLAAPTVIVHPPFTWQRDYARTFADGLAKLAGEHPGVRFAVENMYPVKMAGRQFVPYQPGWDPVEAGHDAYTLDLSHCAASHSDALTMADRMGDGLAHIHLGDGTGEGRDEHLVPGRGNQPCGELLASLADRGFAGSVAVEVATRGAKSRADREADLRAALTFARDHLPTPTPAR
- the phoU gene encoding phosphate signaling complex protein PhoU, with translation MRDEFQADLNTVNQLLVEMAEAVRAAMSKATHALLTADKDAATEVLADDAVVDQLYLRVEELVCDLLARQAPVATDLRTVVTALHVAADLERMGDLADHVAKTALRRHPLPAVPAELRGAFGDMAEVADRIAQKIAVVLSKPDVQLAAELDQDDDAMDNLHRELFVILLDDAWPYGVETGIDGALLGRFYERFADHAVNAGRRVVYLITGEIAREAAGGFPPPEPTDPAA
- a CDS encoding YbjN domain-containing protein, coding for MNAPDRAGLAALIERVCAERELACEPTGEFSYAVTLPGTHKLKTICNLILGEHALRVEAFVMRQPDERREELWSWLLQRNSRMYGVAFSIDAVGDVYLTGRVGLAGVTEEELDRLLGSVLTYSDESFDTMLEIGFGTAIRREWEWRVKRGESLANLQAFAHLFEPSTSGQAGLDRP
- a CDS encoding Ppx/GppA phosphatase family protein, encoding MRLGVLDVGSNTVHLLVVDAHHGAHPWPAHSEKAVLRLAEQIGPDGALSRAGEDALVAAVAEAKLAAAHRNAEDVLAFATSAVREATNAAQVLSRVREETGVQLQVLSGADEARMTFLAVRRWFGWSAGRLLVLDIGGGSLEVAAGIDEDPDMALSLPLGAGRLTRDRLGVAPGSSAPPSAQAVEELREYVESALDPVAEKMAQIGWDRAVATSKTFRTLARLAGAAPSTSGLWIRRSLSHTGLRQVLGFIRHIAPAKVAELEGVSASRAHQLLAGAVVAEATMRRLNLEVLDICPWALREGVILRRLDQLEPA
- a CDS encoding response regulator transcription factor gives rise to the protein MSRVLVVEDEESFSDALSYMLRKEGFEVSVAATGTSALTEFDRTGADIVLLDLMLPEMSGTEVCRQLRQRSHVPIIMVTARDSEIDKVVGLEIGADDYVTKPYSPRELVARIRAVLRRQSPEAVDPGAPTLSAGPVRMDIERHVVTVDGAAVQLPLKEFELLELLLRNAGRVLTRGQLIDRVWGADYVGDTKTLDVHVKRLRSKVEPEPSAPRYIVTVRGLGYKFEP
- a CDS encoding MFS transporter, whose product is MRSVRGWLRDTAGGLPATFWYLWTGTLINRLGSFVLIFLAIYLTTVRGFSELDAGFVLGLWGAGGTVGTLLGGVLADRWGRRPTLLTAHLGAAAAMLGLGFAEPFWAIATGALLLGLFAESARPAFGAMMIDVVPATDRLRAFTLNYWAINLGFACSAVLAGFVAQANYLLLFLINAGATLVTAGIVFGRVRETRRPRAASPNPPSSTRTARRRLAPGLHTVLGDRVFLGFVGLNILLALVFMQHLSMLPIAMDQDGLPPATYGSVIALNGVLIVAGQLFVPRLIRHRSRTHVLALAAAITGLGFGLTAFADVAWFYAVTVLIWTLGEMLNSPSNSTLIAELSPDALRGRYQGVFSLSWSIAAFAAPITGGFVRQQFGDATLWLCCGGLAAAVAVGHLLSGPARERRARHLRDPEPAPAAAAGDGDGDGRAATPKSLPSPV
- a CDS encoding ATP-binding protein, with product MVRAARRSRPAEPPTQPEPGDLTHGRAAITDHQDPLAGLGRKSLDSLRVGVVVLDPEDVPVLVNPAARAMGLLRAGTSPGTIAAHPLIRTLAGQVRRTGVRREVELNLPRGREGGMQDSLGVHLRAMGLGAGYIAVEAADVTESHRVARVRRDFVANVSHELKTPIGALQLLAEALLDATEPASPEADRDMSEDVVAARRFAVRIQHESIRLGRLVNELLELTRLQGAEPLPAPEPVAVDWVIAEVVDRTRTAAAARRVVVSVEGTRGLTVYGSDTQVATAVTNLVDNAIAYSAEETKVTICARLDGEHVEIAVTDQGIGIAPNDMDRIFERFYRADQARSRSTGGTGLGLAIVKHIATNHGGRVVVTSTLGGGSTFTLRLPARPPDDALPLPPSVGIEAGPAGLYPV
- a CDS encoding phosphoglyceromutase yields the protein MTASTSTTVASEGATVGTLVLLRHGESDWNAKNLFTGWVDVDLTAKGEAEARRGGELMREHGLLPDVVHTSVLRRAIRTAELGLNAADRHWIAVRRSWRLNERHYGALQGKNKKQTLDEYGEEQFMLWRRSYDTPPPPIDDADEWSQVGDDRYALLPPELMPRTECLKDVVHRMLPYWYDSIVPDILAGRTVLVAAHGNSLRALVKHLDGISDEAIAKLNIPTGIPLRYDLDPQLRPLTTGGSYLDPDAAREAAAAVANQGR